One genomic region from Neoarius graeffei isolate fNeoGra1 chromosome 4, fNeoGra1.pri, whole genome shotgun sequence encodes:
- the insl5a gene encoding insulin-like 5a produces MRASYRLPLVPLLLLWAVCSVVQVQAEVKTVKLCGREFIRAIVYTCGGSRWRRLLTPQNDVFSLADQSSVEELSESTGSNLSTRDLNPMMTSMCCQVGCRKSDLSLLC; encoded by the exons ATGAGAGCAAGTTATCGGCTGCCTCTTGTGCCCTTGTTGCTGCTGTGGGCCGTTTGCAGCGTGGTGCAAGTGCAGGCGGAGGTCAAGACGGTCAAGCTTTGTGGCCGAGAGTTCATCCGGGCCATAGTCTACACCTGCGGAGGCTCCAGGTGGAGAAGGCTGCTTACACCACAAAATGATG TATTTTCTCTTGCAGACCAGAGCAGTGTTGAGGAGCTGAGTGAGAGCACAGGGTCCAATCTGTCAACACGAGACCTGAACCCCATGATGACCAGCATGTGTTGTCAGGTGGGCTGCCGAAAGAGTGACCTCTCTCTCCTGTGCTGA